One region of Citrus sinensis cultivar Valencia sweet orange chromosome 6, DVS_A1.0, whole genome shotgun sequence genomic DNA includes:
- the LOC102625920 gene encoding uncharacterized protein LOC102625920 — translation MALRRFFGFSDGELMRSDAKPCSRLMRQTAGIFTVGGALGFWVLCRLHYGPRVTVPRSLRWAGCGAVSVSSTTALLVCLFSPECEPQNIAAYDRGK, via the exons ATGGCATTGAGGCggttttttggtttttctgATGGTGAGCTGATGAGATCAGATGCAAAGCCTTGTTCCAGACTAATGAGGCAGACGGCTGGCATTTTTACTGTTGGAGGAGCACTCGGGTTCTGGGTTCTTTGCAGGCTTCATTATG GTCCTAGGGTTACTGTTCCTAGAAGTCTTCGATGGGCAGGCTGCGGTGCTGTTTCTGTGAGCTCAACCACTGCTCTGCTGGTTTGCCTATTTAGTCCTGAATGTGAGCCTCAGAATATAGCTGCTTATGATAGGGGGAAGTAG